In one window of Bradyrhizobium sp. AZCC 1721 DNA:
- the pstS gene encoding phosphate ABC transporter substrate-binding protein PstS, with protein MNFVRTVVAAGLLAASTSAFAADITGAGATFPFPLYSKWADAYKKETGNGLNYQSIGSGAGIKQIVAKTVTFGASDMPLKPEQLDKEGMIQWPQAMGALVPVVNLEGIKPGELVFSGELLGDIYLGKIKKWDDPAIAKLNPKVKLPSDAITVVRRSDGSGTTFIWTDYLSKTNAEWKTKAGAGTAVEWPTGVGAKGNEGVAGNVSQTKNSIGYVEYAYAKQNKLTYGAVVNKAGKTVQPTIGAFQAAASNADWASAKNYFVILTDQPGDASWPITGATFILMHKDATDKAASQEAIKFFKWAFEKGDKMAEELDYIPMPDSVVKQIEKTWASEIKS; from the coding sequence ATGAATTTCGTCAGGACAGTCGTCGCTGCCGGCTTGCTCGCCGCTTCGACGTCGGCCTTCGCGGCCGACATCACCGGCGCAGGCGCCACCTTCCCGTTCCCGCTCTATTCGAAGTGGGCCGATGCCTACAAGAAGGAGACCGGTAACGGCCTGAACTACCAGTCGATCGGCTCCGGCGCCGGCATCAAGCAGATCGTGGCCAAGACCGTGACCTTCGGCGCCAGCGACATGCCGCTCAAGCCGGAGCAGCTCGACAAGGAAGGCATGATCCAGTGGCCGCAGGCGATGGGCGCCCTGGTGCCGGTCGTCAATCTCGAAGGCATCAAGCCGGGCGAGCTGGTGTTCTCGGGCGAACTGCTCGGTGACATCTATCTCGGCAAGATCAAGAAGTGGGACGATCCCGCGATTGCCAAGCTCAATCCCAAGGTGAAGCTGCCTTCCGACGCGATCACCGTGGTGCGCCGTTCGGACGGCTCGGGCACCACGTTCATCTGGACCGACTATCTCTCCAAGACCAATGCCGAGTGGAAGACCAAGGCAGGTGCCGGCACCGCGGTTGAGTGGCCGACGGGCGTTGGCGCCAAGGGTAACGAAGGCGTCGCCGGAAACGTCAGCCAGACCAAGAACTCCATCGGTTACGTCGAGTACGCCTATGCCAAGCAGAACAAGCTGACCTACGGTGCCGTCGTCAACAAGGCCGGCAAGACCGTGCAGCCGACGATTGGTGCATTCCAGGCCGCGGCTTCCAATGCCGACTGGGCCAGTGCCAAGAACTACTTCGTCATCCTGACCGATCAGCCCGGCGATGCGTCGTGGCCGATCACCGGCGCGACCTTCATCCTGATGCACAAGGATGCAACCGACAAGGCGGCGTCCCAGGAAGCCATCAAGTTCTTCAAATGGGCGTTCGAGAAGGGCGACAAGATGGCCGAAGAGCTCGATTACATTCCGATGCCGGACTCGGTCGTCAAGCAGATCGAAAAGACCTGGGCCTCCGAGATCAAGAGCTGA
- a CDS encoding ATP-binding protein, which yields MAIDDSNSSSFFAPWPDRLRHSAIILLAAGLALCALVLLADLSLARAVAVFICIAAAALVPWRLHDTAGSREDVRAVSPVESAAVSAVVAGMPDPAVLLDRAGRVIHLNAAAAQLAPALRKNELAQFALRSPEIITALREAIATSEPRRANYLDQVPVDRWMELVITPVPVPTLFGGTERCMLMTFHDQTPLRRVEEMRADFVANASHELRTPLAALSGFIDTLQGPAKDDAKARERFLSIMHTQATRMARLIDDLLSLSRVELSAHVRPEACVDIVPIIRQVADGLEPLARERQVAIEIDLPETPVSIAGDREELLRLFENLIENALKYGASGGKVIVSLSQVASGEGAPEVRVTVRDFGPGIAPEHLPRLTERFYRVDVGDSRAQGGTGLGLSLVKHILNRHRGRLLIESVPKNGATFTACFPPAKPPAAA from the coding sequence ATGGCGATTGACGATTCGAACTCCTCCTCCTTCTTTGCACCGTGGCCGGACCGGTTGCGGCATTCGGCCATTATCCTGTTGGCCGCCGGGCTGGCGCTTTGCGCGCTGGTGCTGCTGGCCGATCTCTCGCTGGCGCGTGCGGTAGCGGTCTTCATCTGCATCGCCGCCGCCGCGCTGGTGCCGTGGCGGCTGCATGATACCGCCGGTTCCCGCGAGGATGTCCGCGCCGTCAGTCCGGTTGAATCTGCTGCCGTCAGCGCGGTCGTTGCCGGCATGCCGGACCCGGCCGTGCTGCTCGACCGCGCCGGCCGCGTCATTCATCTCAATGCGGCGGCCGCCCAGCTCGCGCCGGCGCTGCGCAAGAACGAACTCGCCCAGTTCGCGCTGCGCTCTCCGGAGATCATCACCGCATTGCGCGAGGCGATCGCGACCAGCGAGCCGCGCCGCGCCAACTATCTCGACCAGGTGCCGGTCGACCGCTGGATGGAACTGGTCATCACGCCGGTACCGGTGCCGACGCTGTTCGGCGGGACCGAAAGATGCATGCTGATGACCTTCCACGACCAGACGCCGCTGCGGCGGGTCGAGGAGATGCGCGCCGATTTCGTCGCCAATGCCAGTCATGAGCTGCGCACGCCGCTCGCTGCGTTGTCCGGCTTCATCGATACGCTGCAGGGCCCGGCCAAGGACGACGCCAAGGCGCGCGAGCGCTTTCTCTCCATCATGCATACACAGGCGACCCGGATGGCGCGGCTGATCGACGACCTGCTGTCGCTGTCGCGGGTCGAGCTGTCGGCGCATGTCCGCCCCGAAGCGTGTGTCGATATCGTGCCGATCATTCGCCAGGTCGCCGACGGGCTGGAGCCGTTGGCCAGGGAACGCCAGGTCGCGATCGAGATCGATCTGCCGGAGACACCGGTCTCGATTGCGGGTGATCGCGAGGAACTGCTGCGGCTGTTCGAGAACCTGATCGAGAACGCCCTCAAATATGGCGCGTCCGGCGGGAAGGTGATCGTCTCGCTGAGCCAGGTCGCCTCGGGAGAGGGCGCGCCCGAAGTGCGCGTCACGGTCCGCGATTTCGGCCCGGGCATTGCGCCCGAGCATCTGCCGCGGCTGACAGAACGCTTTTACCGCGTCGATGTCGGCGACAGCCGCGCGCAGGGCGGAACCGGGCTCGGTTTATCCTTGGTGAAACATATTCTTAACCGCCATCGCGGCCGGCTGTTGATCGAAAGCGTGCCGAAAAACGGCGCCACCTTTACCGCCTGTTTTCCCCCGGCGAAACCCCCGGCGGCGGCATAA
- the phoU gene encoding phosphate signaling complex protein PhoU: MASEHTAKAFDSDLQELTRLVAEMGGLAERMITESVDALVRRDVALGKHVVATDVEIDRLQHLIEERAVLTIARRQPMAIDLREIVGAMRVATDLERIGDLAKNMGKRVAALENDFQPLKLMRGLEHMTDLVQSQVKSVLDAYAAHDLPAAMAVWKGDEEVDAICTSLFRELLTYMMEDPRNISFCIHLMFCAKNIERIGDHATNIAETVFYMIEGQQMLDKRPKGDMTTFATTVSNT, translated from the coding sequence ATGGCTTCTGAGCACACCGCCAAGGCGTTTGACAGCGACCTCCAGGAATTGACGCGTCTGGTCGCCGAGATGGGCGGCCTTGCTGAGCGCATGATCACCGAATCCGTCGACGCGCTGGTCCGCCGCGACGTCGCGCTCGGCAAGCACGTCGTCGCCACCGACGTCGAGATCGACCGCCTGCAGCATCTGATCGAGGAGCGCGCGGTGCTGACCATCGCCCGCCGCCAGCCGATGGCGATCGATCTGCGCGAGATCGTCGGCGCGATGCGGGTTGCCACCGATCTGGAGCGGATCGGCGACCTCGCCAAGAACATGGGCAAGCGCGTCGCGGCGCTGGAGAACGATTTCCAGCCGCTGAAACTGATGCGCGGCCTCGAGCACATGACCGATCTGGTACAATCGCAGGTCAAGTCGGTGCTGGACGCCTATGCCGCGCACGATCTGCCGGCGGCGATGGCGGTGTGGAAGGGCGACGAGGAAGTCGACGCCATCTGCACCTCGCTGTTCCGCGAACTCCTCACCTACATGATGGAGGATCCGCGCAACATCTCGTTCTGCATCCACCTGATGTTCTGCGCCAAGAATATCGAGCGGATCGGCGACCACGCAACCAACATCGCCGAAACCGTGTTCTACATGATCGAGGGTCAGCAGATGCTCGACAAGCGCCCGAAGGGCGACATGACGACGTTTGCCACGACCGTCTCCAACACTTGA
- a CDS encoding OmpA family protein, with protein sequence MRGLFRWSSKWWPGVIPLVICWAIAAWTSTEPLEIDLAQRSAAALKGTILDKRRISVEGRDVTLAADAFSEDGRQSAVASVEAVPGVRLVNDETRLVPEAKPFVWSAERDVVRVTLSGSSPLPASKVRLMEAARASLGGVEVVDRTNLARGAPPRFDNAALLLLDQIGKLKDGKITLSDTTVSLSGMARELGGREAIAAALKNLPEGFSVAANEVKAPPYIFQAYKDPVAVTLTLTGNVPDNNVHAGLVGAAGRKFFSEKVVDNLKTSIGAPAGFANAVVSALGALSRLSTGTLVVSDREVKLSGDALYEAASSQIRAGLGKDFPQGWQFKPEISVKPAAAPVDATVCQQLFTELLGKARIRFESGKADIVTDSAGLLDRLIETALRCPAANIEIAGHTDADGDEAANQALSERRAQAVADYLVKAGLPANRFSAVGYGSTQPIAGNETDQGKAQNRRIDFVVK encoded by the coding sequence ATGCGCGGACTTTTCAGGTGGAGTAGCAAATGGTGGCCGGGTGTCATTCCGCTGGTCATCTGTTGGGCGATCGCGGCCTGGACGAGCACCGAACCGCTGGAAATCGACCTGGCGCAGCGTTCGGCCGCAGCCCTCAAGGGCACCATCCTCGATAAACGGCGAATCTCGGTCGAAGGCCGCGACGTGACCCTGGCCGCAGACGCATTCTCGGAAGACGGCCGGCAGAGTGCGGTGGCTTCGGTCGAAGCGGTGCCGGGGGTGCGTTTGGTTAACGACGAAACCCGGCTCGTTCCCGAAGCCAAGCCGTTCGTCTGGTCGGCTGAACGCGACGTCGTTCGGGTAACGCTATCGGGCAGTTCGCCCTTGCCCGCGAGCAAGGTCCGGCTGATGGAGGCGGCTCGCGCCAGCCTCGGCGGCGTCGAGGTGGTCGACCGGACGAATCTTGCGCGCGGGGCGCCGCCGCGTTTCGACAATGCTGCGCTGTTGCTGCTCGACCAGATCGGCAAGCTGAAGGACGGCAAGATCACGCTGTCGGACACCACGGTCAGCCTGTCCGGCATGGCACGCGAACTCGGCGGCCGCGAAGCCATCGCCGCCGCACTGAAAAATCTTCCCGAGGGTTTTTCGGTCGCAGCCAACGAGGTCAAGGCACCGCCCTACATCTTCCAGGCCTACAAGGATCCCGTCGCGGTAACGCTGACGCTGACCGGCAACGTGCCCGACAACAACGTCCACGCCGGGCTGGTGGGGGCGGCAGGGCGCAAGTTCTTCAGCGAAAAAGTCGTCGATAACCTCAAGACGAGCATCGGCGCGCCCGCAGGCTTCGCCAACGCGGTGGTATCAGCGCTCGGCGCGCTGTCGCGGCTGTCGACCGGTACGCTCGTCGTCTCCGACCGCGAGGTGAAGCTGTCGGGCGATGCGCTCTATGAAGCCGCCTCCAGTCAGATCCGCGCCGGCCTCGGCAAGGACTTTCCGCAGGGCTGGCAGTTCAAGCCGGAAATCTCCGTCAAGCCGGCCGCCGCGCCGGTGGATGCGACCGTCTGCCAGCAATTGTTTACCGAACTGCTCGGCAAGGCCCGGATCCGCTTCGAATCCGGCAAGGCCGACATCGTCACCGATTCCGCCGGTCTGCTCGACCGCCTGATCGAAACCGCGTTGCGCTGTCCGGCCGCCAATATCGAGATCGCGGGACATACCGATGCCGACGGCGACGAGGCGGCCAACCAGGCGCTGTCCGAGAGGCGTGCGCAGGCGGTCGCCGACTATCTGGTCAAGGCGGGATTACCCGCCAACCGGTTCAGCGCGGTCGGCTATGGCTCGACGCAGCCGATTGCGGGTAACGAGACCGACCAGGGCAAGGCGCAGAACCGCCGCATCGATTTCGTGGTGAAGTGA
- a CDS encoding lysylphosphatidylglycerol synthase domain-containing protein: protein MLEAIRRATSFLRQKQVLHKLGVLISITVIAVACYVLYHMLRGIDANEVIDAIKGTEPRRIALAALFVAAGYFTLTFYDWFAVHAIGQHHIPYRINALAAFTSYSIGHNVGASVFTGGAVRYRIYSAWGLNAIDVAKICFLAGLTFWLGNAAVLGLGIAYHPEAAASIDQLPAWLNRVAAFGIIIALVGYVAWVWAQPRGVGRGPWTVTLPGGPLTLLQIAIGIVDLSFCALAMYMLVPDEPDIGFIVVAVIFVSATLLGFASHSPGGLGVFDAAMLVGLWQMDREELLAGMLLFRVLYYIGPFVISVILLTLREIIIGARSKRLRQLASAADPEPRHEAPVYVRERGDTGA, encoded by the coding sequence ATGCTGGAAGCAATACGCAGGGCAACTTCGTTTCTGCGCCAGAAACAGGTCCTGCATAAGCTCGGGGTCCTTATCAGCATCACGGTCATCGCCGTTGCGTGCTACGTGCTCTATCACATGCTACGCGGCATCGACGCCAACGAGGTGATCGACGCCATCAAGGGCACCGAGCCGCGCCGGATCGCGCTGGCGGCCCTGTTCGTGGCGGCAGGCTATTTCACGCTGACCTTCTATGACTGGTTCGCCGTCCACGCCATCGGCCAGCACCACATACCCTACCGCATCAACGCGCTGGCTGCCTTCACCTCCTATTCGATCGGGCACAATGTCGGCGCCAGCGTCTTCACCGGCGGCGCGGTGCGCTACCGGATTTATTCGGCCTGGGGGTTGAATGCGATCGACGTCGCCAAGATCTGCTTCCTGGCCGGGCTCACCTTCTGGCTCGGCAATGCCGCGGTATTGGGACTGGGCATCGCCTACCACCCGGAAGCCGCCGCCTCGATCGATCAACTGCCGGCCTGGCTCAACCGCGTTGCGGCGTTCGGAATCATCATCGCCCTGGTCGGCTATGTCGCCTGGGTCTGGGCCCAGCCGCGCGGCGTCGGCCGCGGACCGTGGACGGTCACCCTGCCGGGCGGCCCGCTGACGCTCCTGCAGATCGCCATCGGCATCGTCGATCTCAGCTTCTGTGCGCTGGCGATGTACATGCTGGTGCCGGACGAGCCCGATATCGGCTTTATCGTCGTCGCGGTCATCTTCGTCTCGGCCACCCTGTTGGGATTCGCCAGCCATTCGCCGGGCGGGCTCGGCGTGTTCGATGCCGCTATGCTGGTCGGCCTCTGGCAGATGGACCGGGAGGAACTGCTCGCCGGCATGCTGCTGTTCCGGGTCCTCTATTATATCGGCCCTTTTGTCATATCTGTAATCTTGCTGACGCTTCGGGAGATTATCATCGGCGCGCGATCGAAGCGCCTGCGCCAATTGGCGTCTGCCGCCGACCCCGAGCCGAGGCATGAGGCCCCCGTCTATGTGCGCGAGCGTGGAGACACCGGCGCCTGA
- the pstC gene encoding phosphate ABC transporter permease subunit PstC, which produces MAEMAVESDVMDAAGPYDRAKALSAFKLGDVTFYWITRACAISVLLILGGIIISLIIGAWPAIREYGAAFLWTQRWAPSADPPVLGALGPVYGTLITSVIAMAIAIPVGLGIAVFLTEICPIWLRRPIGLAIELLAGIPSIIYGMWGFFVLGPFLANNFQPFMISVFDGVPVLGTIFAGPPSYLSLFNASLILAIMVLPFITAISVDVFKTVPPVLKEAAYGVGCTNWEVVRNVVIPYTRVGVIGGIMLALGRALGETMAVTFIIGNSFKIQSSIFAPGTTISAAIASEFAESDGLHQSGLILLGLLLFILTFFVLAAARLMLMRLEKKAGN; this is translated from the coding sequence GTGGCAGAAATGGCAGTTGAAAGCGACGTAATGGACGCTGCCGGACCTTACGATCGCGCAAAGGCTCTCAGCGCGTTCAAGCTCGGCGACGTCACCTTCTACTGGATTACGCGCGCCTGCGCGATCTCGGTTCTGCTCATCCTCGGCGGCATCATCATTTCGCTTATTATCGGCGCCTGGCCGGCGATCCGGGAATACGGCGCCGCCTTCCTGTGGACGCAGCGCTGGGCGCCGTCTGCCGACCCGCCAGTGCTCGGCGCGCTCGGCCCGGTCTACGGCACGCTGATCACCTCCGTGATCGCGATGGCGATCGCTATTCCGGTCGGGCTCGGCATCGCTGTGTTCCTGACCGAGATCTGCCCGATCTGGCTGCGCCGTCCGATCGGGCTTGCCATCGAACTGCTGGCCGGCATTCCCTCCATCATCTACGGCATGTGGGGCTTCTTCGTGCTGGGGCCGTTTCTGGCCAACAACTTCCAGCCGTTCATGATCAGCGTGTTCGACGGCGTTCCAGTGCTGGGGACGATCTTCGCCGGGCCGCCGTCCTATCTCAGCCTGTTCAACGCGTCATTGATTCTGGCGATCATGGTGTTGCCGTTCATCACCGCGATCTCGGTCGACGTCTTCAAGACGGTCCCGCCGGTGCTCAAAGAGGCCGCCTATGGGGTGGGGTGTACCAACTGGGAAGTCGTTCGCAACGTCGTCATCCCCTACACCCGCGTCGGCGTGATCGGCGGCATCATGCTGGCGCTCGGCCGTGCGCTGGGCGAGACCATGGCGGTGACCTTCATCATCGGCAATTCGTTCAAGATCCAGTCCTCGATCTTTGCGCCCGGCACCACGATCTCGGCCGCGATCGCATCCGAATTCGCCGAAAGCGACGGGTTGCACCAGTCCGGCCTGATCCTGCTCGGCCTGCTCCTGTTCATTCTGACGTTCTTCGTTCTTGCTGCCGCGCGGCTGATGCTGATGCGGCTGGAAAAGAAGGCGGGGAACTGA
- the pstA gene encoding phosphate ABC transporter permease PstA: MNPIYVSRRRKNVIVKFLCLGAAAFGVTWLALILFTLFYNGLAGLNLAVFTQDTPPPGSTDGGLRNAIIGSIMMTVIGVGIGAPLGLFAGTYLAEYGKHDKLTSVIRFINDILLSAPSIIIGLFIYGAIVVPMGGFSAFAGCLALAVIVIPVVVRTTEDMLGLVPNPLREAASALGLPRSLVIRRIAYRAARAGLITGVLLATARVAGETAPLLFTALSNQFFSLDLTKTMANLPVTINNFVQSPYVYWKQLAWSGALLITLTVLALNIGARILGAERTSK; encoded by the coding sequence ATGAACCCGATTTACGTCTCCCGCCGCCGCAAGAATGTCATCGTCAAGTTCCTGTGCCTGGGCGCTGCAGCGTTCGGCGTGACCTGGCTGGCACTGATCCTGTTCACGCTGTTCTATAACGGCCTCGCCGGCCTCAACCTCGCCGTCTTCACCCAGGATACGCCGCCGCCCGGTTCGACCGATGGCGGCCTGCGCAACGCCATCATCGGCTCGATCATGATGACCGTGATCGGGGTCGGCATCGGTGCGCCGCTCGGCCTTTTTGCCGGAACCTATCTCGCCGAATACGGCAAGCACGACAAGCTCACCTCGGTGATCCGCTTCATCAACGATATTCTGTTGAGCGCGCCGTCGATCATCATCGGCCTGTTCATCTACGGCGCGATCGTGGTGCCGATGGGCGGCTTCTCGGCCTTTGCCGGCTGCCTGGCGCTCGCCGTGATCGTGATTCCCGTGGTGGTCCGCACCACCGAGGACATGCTGGGGCTGGTGCCCAATCCCCTGCGCGAGGCGGCGTCTGCGCTCGGCCTGCCGCGCTCGCTGGTGATCCGCCGGATCGCCTACCGCGCCGCGCGCGCCGGCCTTATCACCGGCGTCCTGCTGGCCACCGCCCGTGTCGCCGGCGAAACCGCGCCGCTATTGTTCACGGCGCTGTCCAACCAGTTCTTCAGCCTGGACCTGACCAAGACGATGGCGAACCTGCCGGTCACCATCAACAACTTCGTGCAGAGCCCCTATGTCTACTGGAAGCAGCTCGCCTGGAGCGGGGCGCTTCTGATCACGCTCACCGTGTTGGCCCTGAATATTGGCGCGCGCATCCTTGGCGCCGAGAGGACATCCAAATGA
- the pstB gene encoding phosphate ABC transporter ATP-binding protein PstB yields the protein MTDLSVSVSNASGPVPQATLPEAAPKVTARSLNFYYGEHHALKNINLTLGTHRVTAFIGPSGCGKSTLLRIFNRMYDLYPGQRATGQLLLDQTNVLDPKLDLNLLRARVGMVFQKPTPFPMTIYENIAFGIRLYEKISKSEMDGRVEKALRGGALWNEVKDKLNASGLSLSGGQQQRLCIARTVAVRPEVILFDEPCSALDPISTAKIEELIQELAEDYTIAIVTHNMQQAARVSDKTAFMYLGELVEFDDTNKIFTSPRDRRTQDYITGRFG from the coding sequence ATGACCGATCTCTCCGTATCCGTGAGTAACGCGAGCGGGCCCGTTCCGCAGGCGACGCTGCCCGAGGCTGCGCCGAAGGTGACCGCGCGCAGTCTGAACTTCTACTATGGCGAGCACCATGCGCTGAAGAACATCAACCTGACGCTCGGCACCCACCGCGTCACCGCCTTCATCGGCCCGTCCGGCTGCGGCAAATCCACGTTGCTGCGGATATTCAACCGGATGTACGATCTCTATCCGGGTCAGCGCGCCACCGGTCAGCTCTTGCTCGACCAGACCAACGTCCTCGACCCCAAGCTCGATCTCAATCTGCTGCGGGCCCGCGTCGGCATGGTGTTCCAGAAGCCGACGCCGTTCCCGATGACGATCTACGAGAACATCGCCTTCGGTATCCGTCTCTACGAGAAGATCTCCAAGTCGGAGATGGACGGCCGGGTCGAGAAGGCGCTGCGCGGCGGCGCCCTGTGGAACGAGGTCAAGGACAAGCTCAATGCAAGCGGCCTCTCGCTGTCCGGCGGCCAGCAGCAGCGGCTCTGCATCGCGCGCACCGTTGCGGTCAGGCCCGAGGTGATCCTGTTCGACGAGCCCTGCTCGGCGCTCGATCCGATCTCGACCGCCAAGATCGAGGAACTGATCCAGGAACTGGCAGAGGACTACACCATCGCCATCGTCACCCATAATATGCAGCAGGCGGCGCGCGTCTCGGACAAGACCGCCTTCATGTATCTCGGCGAGCTGGTCGAATTCGACGACACCAACAAGATTTTCACCTCGCCGCGCGATCGACGTACCCAGGACTACATCACGGGGCGGTTTGGTTAA